The following are encoded in a window of Phragmites australis chromosome 22, lpPhrAust1.1, whole genome shotgun sequence genomic DNA:
- the LOC133904925 gene encoding serine/threonine-protein kinase Nek2, with product MDQYEVLEQIGKGAFGSALLVRHKMEKKKYVLKKIRLARQTDRTRRSAHQEMQLIATVRNPFIVEYKDSWVEKGCYVCIVIGYCQGGDMAETIKRANGNHFSEEKICKWLVQLLMALDYLHANHILHRDVKCSNIFIARDQSIRLGDFGLAKILTSDDLASSVVGTPSYMCPELLADIPYGTKSDIWSLGCCIYEMTALRPAFKAFDMQALISKITKSIVSPLPTRYSGAFRGLIKSMLRKSPERRPSAAELLKHPHLQPYVLQVQLKSSPCRNISPIYQSLTDKVKKMTFPNDITDSVRRRVARRNSLGNERTVTFCKPSPERKSISSTRSIKEYTTTQSVKELSIDSSQVDEEVTSKAIIAKTSGILRTPKSTPAKTFTTRNRLDPPKTSYTRTNHGELPSRTPLNKSARTARRTSLPLPTYGTPSNRTISILDQLDSPDVSVNAPRIDRIAEFPLASSEDPLVPTNKLSSAHGSCSTPPFINRSITKDKYTIQVLHTDGDNGSDSSGRNATAASSRGSNDSRLQRFDTSSYQQRAEALEGLLEFSAQLLQQERYDELGILLKPFGPEMASPRETAIWLTKSFKETTS from the exons ATGGATCAATATGAGGTCTTGGAGCAGATTGGAAAAGGAGCATTTGGTTCTGCACTGTTGGTGAGGCACaagatggagaagaagaa GTACGTGCTCAAGAAGATACGGCTTGCGCGGCAAACTGATCGAACTCGCCGGTCTGCCCACCAGGAG ATGCAGCTTATTGCGACGGTGAGGAATCCGTTCATCGTGGAATACAAAGATTCATGGGTAGAAAAG GGTTGCTACGTTTGCATTGTTATAGGTTATTGTCAGGGAGGAGACAT GGCTGAGACTATCAAAAGAGCCAATGGTAACCATTTTTCTGAGGAG AAAATTTGCAAGTGGCTTGTGCAACTTCTCATGGCTCTTGATTATTTGCATGCAAATCACATTCTTCATCGAGATGTGAAG TGCTCCAATATTTTTATTGCAAGAGATCAAAGCATACGCCTTG GTGACTTTGGGCTTGCAAAAATATTGACTTCAGATGATCTTGCGTCTTCT GTGGTAGGAACACCAAGTTATATGTGCCCAGAACTTCTTGCTGATATACCGTATGGAACCAAGTCCGATATTTGGTCTCTAG GATGTTGCATATATGAAATGACTGCTCTCAGGCCCGCATTTAAAGCTTTT GACATGCAAGCTCTGATTAGCAAGATCACAAAGTCGATAGTATCACCATTACCCACGAGATATTCTGGTGCCTT TAGGGGACTTATCAAGAGCATGCTACGGAAAAGTCCAGAGCGCAGACCAAGT GCTGCAGAACTGCTAAAGCATCCACATCTTCAGCCTTATGTGCTTCAAGTCCAATTGAAGTCTAGTCCTTGTCGCAACATATCTCCAATTTATCAATCTCTGACAGACAAAGTTAAGAAGATGACATTTCCCAACGATATAACTGATTCTGTACGAAGAAGGGTGGCAAGAAGAAACTCTTTGGGAAATGAGAGGACTGTAACATTTTGCAAACCATCTCCTGAGCGAAAATCCATTAGCTCTACTCGGAGCATCAAAGAATATACAACTACTCAGAGTGTCAAAGAGCTGTCCATTGACAGCAGTCAAGTTGATGAGGAGGTTACCAGTAAAGCCATTATAGCAAAGACATCAGGCATTCTAAGGACTCCCAAGAGTACTCCAGCCAAGACATTCACAACTAGAAATCGGCTGGATCCTCCAAAAACATCTTATACCAGAACAAATCATGGCGAG CTGCCCTCAAGAACACCTCTAAACAAAAGTGCTCGTACAGCTCGAAGAACATCCCTCCCGCTGCCAACATATGGAACACCTAGCAATCGCACCATCAGCATCCTCGACCAGCTAGACTCCCCAGATGTCTCTGTCAACGCCCCTCGGATTGACAGAATTGCAGAATTCCCACTAGCTTCATCCGAGGATCCCTTGGTCCCCACCAACAAGCTCTCTTCAGCTCATGGCTCGTGCTCCACACCTCCCTTCATCAATCGGTCGATCACCAAGGACAAGTACACAATCCAGGTGTTACACACCGATGGGGACAATGGAAGTGACTCGTCGGGCCGcaacgccaccgccgcctcaaGCCGGGGATCCAACGACTCGAGGCTGCAGCGGTTCGACACCTCGTCGTATCAGCAGCGTGCCGAGGCGCTGGAAGGGCTGCTGGAGTTCAGCGCGCAGCTGCTGCAGCAGGAGAGGTACGATGAGCTGGGGATCCTGCTGAAGCCGTTCGGCCCCGAGATGGCATCTCCGAGGGAGACTGCCATCTGGCTCACAAAGAGCTTCAAGGAGACAACATCATAG